From the Schistocerca piceifrons isolate TAMUIC-IGC-003096 chromosome 2, iqSchPice1.1, whole genome shotgun sequence genome, the window CAAGGGGCGAGGCGAGGAAAAGACAAGGGGCGAGGCGAGGAAAAGACAAGGGAAGAGGCGAGGAAAAGACAAGGGAAGAGGCGaggaaaagagaagggaagaggcgaggaaaagagaagggaagaggcgaggaaaagagaagggaagaggcgaggaaaagagaagggaagaggcgaggaaaagagaagggaagaggcaaggaaaagagaagggaagaggcaaggaaaagagaagggaagaggcaaggaaaagagaagggaagaggcaaggaaaagagaagggaagaggcaaggaaaagagaagggaagaggcaaggaaaagagaagggaagaggcaaggaaaagagaagggaagaggcaaggaaaagagaagggaagaggcaaggaaaagagaagggaagaggcaaggaaaagagaagggaagaggcaaggaaaagagaagggaagaggcaaggaaaagagaagggaagaggcaaggaaaagagaagggaagaggcaaggaaaagagaagggaagaggcaaggaaaagagaagggaagaggcaaggaaaagagaagggaagaggcaaggaaaagagaagggaagaggcaaggaaaagagaagggaagaggcaaggaaaagagaagggaagaggcaaggaaaagagaagggaagaggcaaggaaaagagaagggaagaggcaaggaaaagagaagggaagaggcaaggaaaagagaagggaagaggcaaggaaaagagaagggaagaggcaaggaaaagagaagggaagaggcaaggaaaagagaagggaagaggcaaggagaagagaagggaagaggcaaggagaagagaagggaagaggcaaggagaagagaagggaagaggcaaggagaagagaagggaagaggcaaggagaagagaagggaagaggcaaggagaagagaagggaagaggcaaggagaagagaagggaagaggcaaggagaagagaagggaagaggcaaggagaagagaagggaagaggcaaggagaagagaagggaagaggcaaggagaagagaagggaagaggcaaggagaagagaagggaagaggcaaggagaagagaagggaagaggcaaggagaagagaagggaagaggcaaggagaagagaagggaagaggcaaggagaagagaagggaagaggcaaggagaagagaagggaagaggcaaggagaagagaagggaagaggcaaggagaagagaagggaagaggcaaggagaagagaagggaagaggcaaggagaagagaagggaagaggcaaggagaagagaagggaagaggcaaggagaagagaagggaagaggcaaggagaagagaagggaagaggcaaggagaagagaagggaagaggcaaggagaagagaagggaagaggcaaggagaagagaagggaagaggcaaggagaagagaagggaagaggcaaggagaagagaagggaagaggcaaggagaagagaagggaagaggcaaggagaagagaagggaagaggcaaggagaagagaagggaagaggcaaggagaagagaagggaagaggcaaggagaagagaagggaagatgcaaggagaagagaagggaagatgcaaggagaagagaagggaagatgcaaggagaagagaagggaagatgcaaggagaagagaagggaagaggcaaggagaagagaagggaagaggcaaggagaagagaagggaagaggcaaggagaagagaagggaagaggcaaggagaagagaagggaagaggcaaggagaagagaagggaagaggcaaggagaagagaagggaagaggcaaggagaagagaagggaagaggcaaggagaagagaagggaagaggcaaggagaagagaagggaagaggcaaggagaagagaagggaagaggcaaggagaagagaagggaagaggcaaggagaagagaagggaagaggcaaggagaagagaagggaagaggcaaggagaagagaagggaagaggcaaggagaagagaagggaagaggcaaggagaagagaagggaagaggcaaggagaagagaagggaagaggcaaggagaagagaagggaagaggcaaggagaagagaagggaagaggcaaggagaagagaagggaagaggcaaggagaagagaagggaagaggcaaggagaagagaagggaagaggcaaggagaagagaagggaagaggcaaggagaagagaagggaagaggcaaggagaagagaagggaagaggcaaggagaagagaagggaagaggcaaggagaagagaagggaagaggcaaggagaagagaagggaagaggcaaggagaagagaagggaagaggcaaggagaagagaagggaagaggcaaggagaagagaagggaagaggcaaggagaagagaagggaagaggcaaggagaagagaagggaagaggcaaggagaagagaagggaagaggcaaggagaagagaagggaagaggcaaggagaagagaagggaagaggcaaggagaagagaagggaagaggcaaggagaagagaagggaagaggcaaggagaagagaagggaagaggcaaggagaagagaagggaagaggcaaggagaagagaagggaagaggcaaggagaagagaagggaagaggcaaggagaagagaagggaagaggcaaggagaagagaagggaagaggcaaggagaagagaagggaagaggcaaggagaagagaagggaagaggcaaggagaagagaagggaagaggcaaggagaagagaagggaagaggcaaggagaagagaagggaagaggcaaggagaagagaagggaagaggcaaggagaagagaagggaagaggcaaggagaagagaagggaagaggcaaggagaagagaagggaagaggcaaggagaagagaagggaagaggcaaggagaagagaagggaagaggcaaggagaagagaagggaagaggcaaggagaagagaagggaagaggcaaggagaagagaagggaagaggcaaggagaagagaagggaagaggcaaggagaagagaagggaagaggcaaggagaagagaagggaagaggcaaggagaagagaagggaagaggcaaggagaagagaagggaagaggcaaggagaagagaagggaagaggcaaggagaagagaagggaagaggcaaggagaagagaagggaagaggcaaggagaagagaagggaagaggcaaggagaagagaagggaagaggcaaggagaagagaagggaagaggcaaggagaagagaagggaagaggcaaggagaagagaagggaagaggcaaggagaagagaagggaagaggcaaggaaaagagaagggaagaggcaaggaaaagagaagggaagaggcaaggaaaagagaagggaagaggcaaggaaaagagaagggaagaggcaaggaaaagagaagggaagaggcaaggaaaagagaagggaagaggcaaggaaaagagaagggaagaggcaaggaaaagagaagggaagaggcaaggaaaagagaagggaagaggcaaggaaaagagaagggaagaggcaaggaaaagagaagagaagaggcaaggaaaagagaagagaagaggcaaggaaaagagaagagaagaggcaaggaaaagagaagagaagaggcaaggaaaagagaagagaagaggcaaggaaaagagaagagaagaggcaaggaaaagagaagagaagaggcaaggaaaagagaagagaagaggcaaggaaaagagaagagaagagaagaggcaaggaaaagagaagagaagagaagaggcaaggaaaagagaagagaagagaagaggcaaggaaaagagaagagaaaagaagaggcaaggaaaagagaagagaagagaagaggcaaggaaaagagaagagaagagaagaggcaaggaaaagagaagagaagagaagaggcaaggaaaagagaagagaagaggcaaggaaaagagaagagaagaggcaaggaaaagagaagagaagaggcaaggaaaagagaagagaagaggcaaggaaaagagaagagaagaggcaaggaaaagagaagagaagaggcaaggaaaagagaagagaagaggcaaggaaaagagaagatggttggttggttggttgaagttttagggaccaaacagcaaggtcatcagtcccttgtttcaaatatgcgccattcagctaatgggacaactcagtaaagtcagaacaataaaacggaagaagggaaaaaacgtaaaaaggcagtcatgtcattggtaaaaaacaaaatgagggaagtcggcaagagaacgaacccaacactatgctgaagcagcataggcaagaccacctgtgacttaaaaggtacaactgctataatgcagaaagtacgtatgggaatagaaaaactaaccaagccttaaaaagaagaggtaaaaacagagtaaaagggaaagaaaagaggattccggtcagggaggtgaatcgggaatctctgaacactgcctacagtgggagacacccaaacact encodes:
- the LOC124776161 gene encoding trichohyalin-like; its protein translation is MESGKTQGDGGTPEGPDKDADKISKKGRGEEKTREEARKRQGKRRGKEKGRGEEKRREEARKREGKRRGKEKGRGEEKRREEARKREGKRQGKEKGRGKEKRREEARKREGKRQGKEKGRGKEKRREEARKREGKRQGKEKGRGKEKRREEARKREGKRQGKEKGRGKEKRREEARKREGKRQGKEKGRGKEKRREEARKREGKRQGKEKGRGKEKRREEARKREGKRQGKEKGRGKEKRREEARKREGKRQGKEKGRGKEKRREEARKREGKRQGKEKGRGKEKRREEARRREGKRQGEEKGRGKEKRREEARRREGKRQGEEKGRGKEKRREEARRREGKRQGEEKGRGKEKRREEARRREGKRQGEEKGRGKEKRREEARRREGKRQGEEKGRGKEKRREEARRREGKRQGEEKGRGKEKRREEARRREGKRQGEEKGRGKEKRREEARRREGKRQGEEKGRGKEKRREEARRREGKRQGEEKGRGKEKRREEARRREGKRQGEEKGRGKEKRREEARRREGKRQGEEKGRGKEKRREDARRREGKMQGEEKGRCKEKRREDARRREGKRQGEEKGRGKEKRREEARRREGKRQGEEKGRGKEKRREEARRREGKRQGEEKGRGKEKRREEARRREGKRQGEEKGRGKEKRREEARRREGKRQGEEKGRGKEKRREEARRREGKRQGEEKGRGKEKRREEARRREGKRQGEEKGRGKEKRREEARRREGKRQGEEKGRGKEKRREEARRREGKRQGEEKGRGKEKRREEARRREGKRQGEEKGRGKEKRREEARRREGKRQGEEKGRGKEKRREEARRREGKRQGEEKGRGKEKRREEARRREGKRQGEEKGRGKEKRREEARRREGKRQGEEKGRGKEKRREEARRREGKRQGEEKGRGKEKRREEARRREGKRQGEEKGRGKEKRREEARRREGKRQGEEKGRGKEKRREEARRREGKRQGEEKGRGKEKRREEARRREGKRQGEEKGRGKEKRREEARRREGKRQGEEKGRGKEKRREEARRREGKRQGEEKGRGKEKRREEARRREGKRQGEEKGRGKEKRREEARRREGKRQGEEKGRGKEKRREEARRREGKRQGEEKGRGKEKRREEARRREGKRQGKEKGRGKEKRREEARKREGKRQGKEKGRGKEKRREEARKREGKRQGKEKGRGKEKRREEARKREGKRQGKEKGRGKEKRREEARKREEKRQGKEKRRGKEKRREEARKREEKRQGKEKRRGKEKRREEARKREEKRQGKEKRREEARKREEKRRGKEKRREEKRQGKEKRKEEARKREEKRRGKEKRREEKRQGKEKRREEARKREEKRQGKEKRRGKEKRREEARKREEKRQGKEKRRGKEKRREEARKREEKRQGKEKMVEKRQGKEKRRGKEKRREEARKREEKRQGKEKRRGKEKRREEARKREEKRQGKEKRRGKEKRREEARKREEKRQGKEKRRGKEKRREEARKREEKRQGKEKRRGKEKRREEARKREEKRQGKEKRRGKEKRREEARKREEKRQGKEKRRGKEKRREEARKREEKRQGKEKRRGKEKRREEARKREEKRQGKEKRRGKEKRREEARKREEKRQGKEKRRGKEKRREEARKREEKRQGKEKRRGKEKRREEARKREEKRQGKEKRRGKEKRREEARKREEKRQGKEKRQGKEKRQGKEKRQGKEKRQGKEKRQGKEKRQGKEKRQGKEKRQGKEKRQGKEKRQGKEKRQGKEKRQGKEKRQGKEKRQGKEKRQGKEKRQGKEKRQGKEKRQGKEKRQGKEKRQGKEKRQGKEKRQGKEKRQGKEKRQGKEKRQGKEKRQGKEKRQGKEKRQGKEKRQGKEKRQGKEKRQGKEKRQGKEKRQGKEKRQGKEKRQGKEKRQGKEKRQGKEKRQGKEKRQGKEKRQGKEKRQGKEKRQGKEKRQGKEKRQGKEKRQGKEKRQGKEKRQGKEKRQGKEKRWRTAGGAAASLALLSLLLAAAFTMPHRGLAATQPHPQASGALAAQWLGAAGATACGRQRWAPSLQLRVISLHKLGAGRHRNPALAGTETAKASPWYTQHRN